From Halapricum desulfuricans, a single genomic window includes:
- the hisB gene encoding imidazoleglycerol-phosphate dehydratase HisB — protein sequence MTDRTAAVTRTTAETEIEVTLDIDGDGDATIDTGIGFFDHMLESFATHGLFDLTVTCDGDLEIDDHHTVEDVAITIGEALEEALGDKRGIERFADRCVPLDEAVAGVVLDISGRPYFAFDGAFSQSDVGELTSHMAQHFLRSLAMNAGLTLHAEVDGQNAHHEIEALFKCLARALDDATRIDDRRADVASTKGTL from the coding sequence ATGACCGACCGAACCGCGGCCGTGACGCGGACCACCGCCGAGACGGAGATCGAGGTCACGCTCGACATCGACGGCGACGGGGACGCGACGATCGACACCGGTATCGGCTTTTTCGATCACATGCTCGAATCGTTCGCGACGCACGGGCTGTTCGATCTGACCGTGACCTGTGACGGCGATCTGGAGATCGACGACCACCACACCGTCGAGGACGTCGCGATCACGATCGGCGAGGCGCTCGAGGAGGCACTCGGGGACAAGCGCGGCATCGAGCGATTCGCCGACCGCTGCGTCCCGCTCGATGAGGCCGTCGCTGGTGTCGTCCTGGATATCTCCGGGCGGCCGTACTTCGCGTTCGACGGCGCTTTCTCACAGTCGGACGTCGGCGAGCTGACCAGCCACATGGCACAGCACTTCCTGCGCTCGCTCGCGATGAACGCTGGCTTGACGCTACACGCCGAGGTGGACGGCCAGAACGCCCACCACGAGATCGAGGCGCTGTTCAAATGTCTCGCTCGTGCGCTTGACGATGCGACGCGGATCGACGACCGTCGCGCCGACGTCGCGAGTACGAAAGGGACGCTCTGA
- a CDS encoding MFS transporter has translation MAETGQTDPRTDTSRPLWTLAIVLFVALEGLGLQMRGPLLPILEAEWGIGKGLQGLVGPAGTLGFAVTVLAAGAVAGRIDTRRYFLGGIVVTVLGVLGMALAPVFVAYLGLLVVRGLGTGVSRGLDRPLLGHLYSNARGRVFNLYDMAWAIGAASGPAVLSLAVALGNWRYAYVTLAVAFGVVAALVWRLDPPNVDAEEALDVAGALELFRTPAVGATVVALVFHTGLEGAMFLWLPTFGGEIADLGATRANLLLSAFIVAYIPGRFVYTLIAERVPYGPLVIALEILIAPVFVWTFFLADGTAVFAGVVVLGALVSGIFPTLLAFGTQAAPEYSGPINAVSTSVASVSLALVPVAMGALAALTSIRTAMWIPLAMTVLVAPTVLIARRADPNI, from the coding sequence ATGGCAGAGACGGGCCAGACGGATCCGCGGACCGACACGTCCCGGCCGTTGTGGACGCTCGCGATCGTGTTGTTCGTCGCGCTCGAAGGGCTGGGCTTGCAGATGCGCGGGCCGCTGTTGCCGATCCTCGAAGCGGAGTGGGGAATCGGCAAGGGACTGCAGGGGCTGGTCGGCCCGGCCGGCACGCTCGGGTTCGCGGTCACGGTCCTGGCCGCCGGCGCTGTCGCCGGCCGGATCGACACGCGACGGTATTTCCTGGGCGGGATCGTCGTCACGGTCCTCGGCGTCCTCGGGATGGCACTGGCGCCCGTGTTCGTCGCGTATCTCGGACTGCTCGTCGTCCGCGGCCTCGGGACGGGCGTCTCTCGGGGACTGGATCGCCCGCTGCTGGGCCACCTGTATTCGAACGCTCGCGGGCGAGTCTTCAACCTCTACGATATGGCGTGGGCGATCGGCGCGGCGTCCGGTCCCGCTGTTTTGAGCCTCGCGGTCGCGCTCGGGAACTGGCGGTACGCGTACGTCACGCTCGCGGTCGCGTTCGGCGTCGTCGCCGCGCTCGTCTGGCGACTCGATCCTCCCAACGTCGACGCCGAGGAGGCGCTGGACGTCGCGGGCGCGCTCGAACTCTTCCGGACGCCGGCCGTCGGGGCGACGGTCGTCGCGCTCGTCTTCCACACCGGGCTGGAGGGCGCGATGTTCCTCTGGCTGCCGACCTTCGGCGGCGAGATCGCAGACCTCGGCGCGACGCGTGCCAACCTCCTGCTCAGCGCGTTCATCGTCGCCTACATCCCCGGACGGTTCGTCTACACGCTGATCGCCGAGCGCGTCCCGTACGGTCCGCTGGTCATCGCGCTGGAGATCCTCATCGCACCCGTATTCGTCTGGACCTTCTTCCTCGCGGACGGCACCGCTGTCTTCGCCGGGGTCGTCGTTCTCGGCGCGCTCGTCTCGGGTATCTTTCCGACACTGCTTGCGTTCGGGACGCAGGCCGCGCCGGAGTACAGCGGCCCGATCAATGCGGTTTCGACCTCGGTCGCGTCGGTCAGCCTGGCGCTCGTTCCGGTCGCGATGGGGGCACTGGCGGCGCTCACCTCCATTCGGACGGCGATGTGGATCCCGCTCGCGATGACCGTCCTCGTCGCACCGACCGTCCTGATCGCCAGACGCGCCGATCCGAATATCTGA
- the eno gene encoding phosphopyruvate hydratase: MTLITDITLRRILDSRGNATVEAEVTTEDGGFGRGAAPSGASTGEHEALELPAEEAIEKAEADAVPALVGEVDATDQRAIDDTLHEVDGTDDFSGIGANSAVAISMAAAKAGADELGLPLFQHLGGTFRGDQFPTPLGNVVGGGEHAEEATNIQEFLSAPVGAPSVTEAVFANAQVHARIGELLEEKGVPANKGDEGAWAPPIGDDEAFEIVDQATTEVSDDLGFEISFGLDMAAAEMYEDGEYVYEGEANRSTAEQIDYVAEMVDEYDMAYVEDPLDENDFEAFAELTDRVGDRTLICGDDLYVTNVERLQDGIDKGSSNSILIKPNQIGTLSDAVDAIELGAENGIVSAVSHRSGETEDTTIAHLAVGAAAPYIKTGTVAGERTAKLNELIRIEEQV; encoded by the coding sequence ATGACACTCATTACGGACATCACGCTCCGACGGATACTGGACTCGCGAGGTAACGCCACTGTCGAAGCCGAGGTCACCACCGAGGACGGTGGCTTCGGTCGCGGTGCCGCCCCGAGCGGTGCGAGCACGGGCGAACACGAAGCACTCGAACTGCCGGCCGAGGAGGCCATCGAGAAGGCCGAAGCCGACGCCGTTCCCGCCCTCGTCGGCGAGGTCGACGCCACCGACCAGCGCGCAATCGATGACACGCTACACGAGGTCGACGGGACGGACGACTTCTCGGGTATCGGCGCCAACAGCGCGGTCGCGATCAGCATGGCCGCCGCCAAGGCCGGTGCCGACGAACTCGGACTCCCGCTGTTCCAGCACCTGGGCGGGACCTTCCGGGGCGATCAGTTCCCCACGCCGCTGGGCAACGTCGTCGGCGGCGGCGAACACGCCGAGGAAGCCACCAACATTCAGGAGTTCCTCTCGGCGCCGGTCGGCGCACCGAGCGTGACCGAAGCGGTCTTCGCGAACGCGCAGGTCCACGCCCGTATCGGCGAACTCCTCGAAGAGAAGGGCGTCCCCGCCAACAAGGGCGACGAGGGTGCCTGGGCGCCGCCGATCGGCGACGACGAGGCCTTCGAAATCGTCGACCAGGCCACCACCGAAGTCAGTGACGACCTCGGCTTCGAGATTAGCTTCGGCCTGGACATGGCCGCCGCCGAGATGTACGAGGACGGCGAGTACGTCTACGAGGGTGAGGCCAACCGCTCGACGGCCGAACAGATCGACTACGTCGCCGAAATGGTCGATGAATACGACATGGCCTACGTCGAGGATCCGCTGGACGAAAACGACTTCGAGGCCTTCGCCGAGTTGACCGACCGCGTCGGCGACCGGACGCTCATCTGTGGCGACGATCTGTACGTCACCAACGTTGAGCGCCTCCAGGACGGCATCGACAAGGGCTCCTCGAACTCCATTCTCATCAAGCCCAACCAGATTGGCACCCTCTCCGACGCCGTCGACGCCATCGAACTCGGGGCGGAGAACGGTATCGTGTCGGCAGTCTCCCACCGTTCGGGCGAGACCGAGGACACGACGATCGCCCACCTCGCCGTCGGCGCCGCCGCACCCTACATCAAGACCGGCACCGTCGCCGGCGAACGTACCGCCAAACTGAACGAACTCATCCGCATCGAAGAGCAGGTCTAA
- a CDS encoding DMT family transporter — MVGRRTLALFAAASLLFGGTFVAAKAGLAYFPPLLFVAFRFDIAAVALAAFAVATIPRSELVPRTRSDLLGIVATGVFVIGLANALLFVGQQYATSAVGAIVFGLNPILTPVFAAVLLSDERLSARGAAGMALGLLGVVLVVDPDPATLLAGGLGKLLILVGAASGAFGTVLVRRADATLSSTARIAWGLPLAALLTHGMSAAAGESAATIVWSSEALLALGYVGIFAGAVAYVAYFGLIDAAGPIKANLVFYVVPAVATLGGWALLGETISVMTAVGFLTVFAGFALLGSESIAAWWGSVRPTSTGGDSESVSFPSRAD; from the coding sequence ATGGTCGGCCGCCGCACGCTCGCGCTGTTCGCCGCGGCGAGTCTGCTGTTCGGTGGAACCTTTGTCGCCGCGAAGGCCGGACTGGCGTATTTCCCGCCGCTTCTGTTCGTCGCCTTCCGGTTCGACATCGCCGCGGTCGCGCTGGCGGCGTTTGCCGTCGCGACGATTCCCCGATCGGAGCTCGTTCCGCGCACCCGGAGTGATCTGCTCGGTATCGTCGCGACTGGCGTGTTCGTGATCGGGCTCGCGAACGCGCTGCTGTTCGTCGGCCAGCAGTACGCGACCAGTGCCGTCGGTGCGATCGTCTTCGGGCTCAACCCGATCCTGACGCCGGTGTTCGCCGCCGTCCTGCTGTCCGACGAGCGGCTGTCCGCCCGCGGTGCGGCCGGGATGGCGCTGGGACTGCTCGGGGTCGTGCTCGTCGTCGATCCCGATCCGGCGACGCTGCTCGCTGGCGGGCTCGGCAAGCTCCTCATCCTCGTCGGCGCCGCCAGCGGCGCATTCGGGACGGTTCTCGTCCGACGGGCGGACGCGACGCTGTCGAGTACCGCCCGGATCGCCTGGGGGCTGCCGCTCGCGGCGCTGCTCACGCACGGAATGAGCGCCGCCGCCGGCGAGTCCGCGGCGACGATCGTCTGGTCGAGCGAAGCGCTGCTCGCACTGGGATACGTCGGGATATTCGCCGGCGCGGTCGCCTACGTCGCCTACTTCGGCCTCATCGACGCTGCCGGTCCGATCAAGGCCAACCTCGTCTTCTACGTCGTTCCGGCGGTCGCGACGCTCGGCGGCTGGGCACTGCTCGGCGAGACGATTTCGGTGATGACGGCCGTCGGCTTCCTGACGGTCTTCGCCGGGTTCGCGCTGCTGGGCAGCGAATCTATCGCCGCCTGGTGGGGGTCCGTCAGACCCACGTCCACCGGCGGCGACAGCGAGTCGGTGTCGTTCCCCTCGCGTGCGGACTGA
- a CDS encoding helix-turn-helix transcriptional regulator yields MDSVLEEVEFLARSENRVEVLTALADSRRTRRDLEAETDASQATLGRILGDFQERSWVRKDGSEYVATATGTLVARGLTDLLEILETECELRGLVRYLPTHAMDFDLRHLADATITTPTQTRPNAPVRRLLDLVETADEVRAFSHAFNEQNLTVIERRVTAGELSFSGVLSRNAIEALADDPELNDRLRSLLAAEDTEIHVREEGIPLAVTIADDTVHMLLRDETGVLRASIDTDDEAVRSWATDTFDHYWRTATSLADDDLQV; encoded by the coding sequence ATGGACTCGGTGCTGGAGGAAGTCGAGTTCCTCGCGCGCTCGGAGAACCGCGTCGAGGTGCTGACGGCGCTGGCCGACAGCCGCCGGACGCGACGCGATCTCGAGGCTGAAACCGACGCCTCCCAGGCAACGCTCGGGCGGATCCTCGGTGATTTCCAGGAGCGATCGTGGGTTCGCAAGGACGGGAGCGAGTACGTCGCCACCGCGACCGGCACACTCGTCGCCAGGGGACTGACTGACCTGCTCGAAATCCTCGAAACGGAGTGTGAACTCCGGGGACTGGTCCGGTATCTGCCCACCCACGCGATGGACTTCGACCTGCGCCACCTCGCTGACGCGACGATCACGACACCGACACAGACGCGGCCGAACGCGCCGGTTCGGCGGTTGCTCGACCTCGTGGAGACGGCAGACGAAGTCAGGGCCTTCTCGCACGCGTTCAACGAACAGAACCTGACAGTGATCGAACGGCGTGTCACCGCGGGTGAGCTGTCGTTTTCCGGCGTGCTCTCGCGGAACGCGATCGAGGCACTGGCGGACGATCCCGAACTAAACGACCGCTTGCGGTCGCTACTCGCGGCCGAGGACACCGAGATTCACGTCCGGGAGGAGGGGATCCCGCTCGCGGTCACGATCGCCGACGACACCGTCCACATGCTCCTGCGAGACGAAACCGGCGTGTTGCGTGCGTCAATCGACACTGACGACGAGGCTGTCCGATCGTGGGCGACCGATACGTTCGATCACTACTGGCGCACTGCGACGTCGCTCGCAGACGATGACCTGCAGGTCTGA
- a CDS encoding prephenate dehydrogenase/arogenate dehydrogenase family protein — protein sequence MNVLVVGAGEMGRWFGAVLQDDPDLAVDLAVTDADPAIAEAAADAIAARAVPLETDERFDLVCVAVPIPATRDVIAEFADNATAAVADLAGYMAGPLAAMAEHAPERERISLHPLFAAANAPGNVAAVVENGGEIATAVRSALSSRGNRWVETDAPTHDEAMETVQASAHAAVLAFALAAREVPEAFHTPISAGLFDLVEQVTGNDPRVYADIQETFEGAGAVADAAGRLADADRAEFVELYREASDE from the coding sequence ATGAACGTCCTCGTTGTCGGTGCCGGTGAGATGGGTCGCTGGTTCGGGGCTGTCCTGCAAGACGATCCCGATCTGGCAGTCGATCTCGCCGTCACCGACGCCGACCCGGCCATCGCCGAGGCGGCCGCCGACGCGATCGCGGCGCGTGCCGTGCCTCTGGAGACTGACGAGCGGTTCGACCTCGTCTGTGTCGCCGTCCCGATCCCGGCGACCCGAGACGTGATTGCCGAGTTCGCCGACAACGCCACGGCGGCCGTCGCAGATCTAGCCGGCTACATGGCCGGGCCGCTCGCGGCCATGGCCGAGCACGCGCCCGAACGCGAGCGGATCAGCCTGCACCCACTGTTTGCGGCCGCGAACGCGCCGGGCAACGTCGCAGCGGTCGTCGAGAACGGCGGCGAGATCGCCACAGCGGTCCGGTCCGCTCTGAGCAGCCGTGGCAACCGCTGGGTCGAGACGGATGCCCCGACCCACGACGAGGCGATGGAGACCGTCCAGGCGAGCGCCCACGCGGCCGTCCTCGCGTTCGCGCTGGCCGCCCGTGAGGTTCCCGAGGCGTTCCACACGCCAATATCAGCGGGCCTGTTCGACCTCGTCGAGCAGGTGACCGGGAACGACCCGCGCGTCTACGCGGACATTCAGGAGACCTTCGAGGGAGCCGGGGCGGTCGCGGACGCAGCGGGACGACTCGCCGACGCGGACAGAGCGGAGTTCGTGGAACTCTACAGGGAGGCAAGCGATGAGTGA
- a CDS encoding small ribosomal subunit Rsm22 family protein → MSDQRQAIRENAQYLRNVRPIDPEEIHEYVEGQPHPGVVRTTLRELAPELDLVEREDGTFVPAPDGPAEIDFDGVEAFPERYARALEDMLVETFGPGWPEGTSGDRLRERLVSLKDAYFDQRSVEYDELTALAYAIYHLPNTYAATQYVLADLAREGRIPSRLRVLDVGAGTGGPAIGLAELLPDETLVEYHAVEPSANADVLERLLSETGRNVHATIHRERAESFDPDGTFDLIVFANVLNELAEPATVLDKYRSALTPDGSVVAVEPADRNTATGLRRIERAVEDEYTIYAPTCRLWPDRRPSSDCWSFDRKPDLSIPPFQQRLESAADGRFESGAFENVDVQYAVSILRTDGAERVEYTPDRSRVIPLGEAESVVTDRVDLVAIKLSHDLADGGNPLFLVGDGSESEDVFAVLVDDSALTRPLAEAPYGALLDFQNVLVLWNGDEEAYNIVVDDETVVDAVV, encoded by the coding sequence ATGAGTGACCAACGGCAGGCGATCCGGGAGAACGCACAGTATCTGCGAAACGTCCGGCCGATCGACCCCGAAGAGATCCACGAATACGTCGAGGGACAGCCCCACCCAGGTGTCGTCCGGACGACGCTGCGGGAGCTCGCCCCGGAACTCGACCTCGTCGAGCGCGAGGACGGCACGTTCGTCCCCGCACCCGACGGCCCGGCCGAGATCGATTTCGACGGCGTCGAGGCGTTCCCGGAGCGATACGCGCGGGCACTGGAAGATATGCTGGTCGAGACGTTCGGACCGGGGTGGCCGGAGGGGACTAGCGGCGATCGGCTACGCGAGCGGCTGGTCTCGCTGAAGGACGCCTACTTCGACCAGCGATCAGTCGAGTACGACGAGTTGACCGCGCTCGCGTACGCGATCTACCACCTGCCAAACACCTACGCGGCCACCCAGTACGTGCTGGCGGACCTGGCGCGCGAGGGACGGATTCCGTCACGGCTCCGGGTGCTCGACGTCGGCGCCGGGACCGGCGGGCCGGCGATCGGACTCGCGGAATTGCTTCCGGACGAGACGCTCGTGGAGTATCACGCGGTGGAGCCGAGCGCCAACGCGGACGTGCTGGAGCGGTTGCTGTCCGAGACCGGGCGGAACGTCCACGCGACGATCCACCGCGAGCGCGCCGAATCGTTCGATCCGGACGGGACGTTCGATCTGATCGTGTTCGCGAACGTCCTCAACGAGCTTGCGGAGCCGGCCACGGTACTCGATAAGTATCGCTCCGCGCTCACACCGGACGGCTCGGTCGTGGCGGTCGAACCGGCCGATCGGAACACTGCGACCGGACTTCGGCGCATCGAGCGGGCTGTCGAAGACGAGTACACGATCTACGCGCCGACCTGCCGGCTCTGGCCGGACCGGAGGCCCAGTAGCGACTGCTGGTCGTTCGATCGGAAGCCGGACCTGTCGATACCGCCCTTCCAGCAGCGGCTCGAATCGGCCGCCGATGGCCGTTTCGAATCCGGTGCGTTCGAGAACGTCGACGTGCAATACGCCGTGTCGATCCTGCGGACGGACGGGGCCGAGCGGGTCGAGTACACGCCGGATCGATCACGAGTAATCCCGCTCGGTGAGGCCGAATCGGTCGTGACCGACCGGGTCGATCTGGTCGCGATCAAACTCAGCCACGACCTCGCCGACGGCGGCAACCCGCTCTTTCTGGTCGGCGACGGCAGCGAGAGCGAGGACGTCTTCGCGGTGCTCGTCGACGACTCGGCACTGACCCGTCCGCTCGCGGAGGCCCCCTACGGGGCACTGCTCGATTTTCAGAACGTGCTCGTGCTGTGGAACGGCGACGAAGAAGCCTACAACATCGTAGTCGACGACGAAACGGTCGTCGACGCTGTCGTCTGA
- a CDS encoding 6-hydroxymethylpterin diphosphokinase MptE-like protein yields the protein MDFNTWEPVYERILADMGYDRVDDERARDVYAGLLRASEADTFGDGLDFTGERVAIAGAAPSLEDELATARAADTVVAASSAGQRLLANGIAVDCLVTDLDGEPDTAVRLTNYETPVAIHAHGDNAIVIREYVPRCRLDSVIPTTQAAPRHPVRNFGGFTDGDRAAFLADHFGASELVFPGWAFDDPTVGPTKRRKLRWAERLLHWLERRRGDRFGVLDGRRDGIDPIDP from the coding sequence ATGGATTTTAACACCTGGGAACCGGTCTACGAGCGGATCCTCGCCGACATGGGCTACGACCGGGTGGACGACGAGCGCGCCCGCGACGTGTACGCCGGACTCCTGCGCGCATCGGAGGCGGATACCTTCGGCGACGGGCTCGATTTCACCGGTGAGCGCGTGGCGATCGCCGGCGCGGCCCCTTCCCTGGAGGACGAACTGGCCACTGCTCGTGCGGCTGACACCGTCGTCGCCGCCTCAAGCGCCGGACAGCGGTTGCTCGCGAACGGGATCGCCGTGGACTGTCTGGTCACTGATCTCGACGGGGAGCCAGACACTGCCGTCCGACTGACGAACTACGAGACGCCGGTCGCGATCCACGCCCACGGCGACAACGCGATCGTGATCCGGGAGTACGTCCCACGCTGTCGGCTCGATTCGGTGATTCCCACCACCCAGGCCGCCCCGCGTCACCCGGTTCGGAACTTCGGCGGGTTCACGGACGGCGACCGTGCGGCGTTTCTGGCCGATCACTTCGGCGCGAGCGAGCTCGTCTTCCCCGGCTGGGCGTTCGACGATCCGACGGTCGGCCCGACGAAGCGCCGCAAACTCCGCTGGGCCGAACGGCTGCTTCACTGGCTCGAACGCCGCCGCGGCGATCGGTTCGGCGTGCTCGACGGACGACGTGACGGGATCGATCCGATCGACCCGTAG
- the folP gene encoding dihydropteroate synthase, translating to MQTVDAAGLQVGDGYPPRIMGVLNVSRESPYDPSVYDDPSEAAAYVDRELIDQGADIVDIGLESANKRFDVLSAQEELDRLDIAIETIESVGGDAVFSIETRYHEVAERAIDRGFDMINDIAGFADPKMPEICREYDVAVAKMASPPDLERPGAVEETPWADRRSPEWARQAEYVDQVYEALKQHGLTEKTIVDPAFGGWSESQTIEDDRETFRRLREFRGLGRPLLVSINRKNFLRSIADRSTEEALPVSLAATSMAVERGAHVIRTHDVAETRDAALVGDAFTRQRIDDGAIDIEELDVQTVGDAERHCERVGAEPATATQSVVSVFELTGLSPTERDRLDTHVPAHGGVYAPGDGDSDLLVGSPAALRALASDIDGGALGNALATIAERLD from the coding sequence ATGCAGACTGTCGACGCTGCCGGCTTGCAGGTCGGCGACGGGTATCCGCCGCGTATCATGGGTGTACTCAACGTCAGCCGCGAGTCACCGTACGATCCGAGCGTCTATGACGACCCGAGCGAGGCGGCCGCATACGTCGATCGCGAACTCATCGACCAGGGCGCCGATATCGTCGATATCGGGCTCGAATCGGCGAACAAGCGCTTCGACGTGCTCTCCGCACAGGAGGAACTCGACCGACTCGATATCGCGATCGAGACGATCGAGTCGGTGGGCGGCGACGCCGTGTTCTCCATCGAGACGCGCTATCACGAGGTCGCGGAGCGCGCGATCGATCGGGGGTTCGATATGATCAACGACATCGCCGGGTTCGCGGACCCGAAGATGCCCGAGATTTGCAGGGAGTACGACGTCGCCGTGGCGAAGATGGCGAGTCCGCCGGATCTGGAACGGCCCGGCGCCGTCGAGGAGACGCCCTGGGCCGATCGACGGTCGCCGGAGTGGGCACGCCAGGCCGAGTACGTCGATCAGGTCTACGAGGCGCTCAAACAGCACGGCCTCACCGAGAAGACGATCGTCGATCCGGCCTTTGGCGGCTGGAGCGAGTCCCAGACGATCGAGGACGACCGTGAGACGTTCCGACGGCTCCGGGAGTTTCGGGGACTTGGACGACCACTCCTGGTCTCGATCAACCGCAAGAACTTCCTCCGGTCGATCGCGGATCGCTCGACTGAGGAGGCGTTGCCGGTCAGTCTGGCGGCCACGTCGATGGCGGTCGAACGTGGCGCACATGTCATTCGAACCCACGACGTGGCCGAGACGCGTGACGCCGCCCTGGTCGGGGACGCGTTCACCCGTCAGCGTATCGACGACGGCGCGATCGACATCGAGGAACTCGACGTGCAGACGGTCGGCGATGCCGAGCGCCACTGCGAGCGCGTCGGTGCCGAGCCGGCGACGGCCACGCAGTCGGTCGTCTCTGTCTTCGAACTCACGGGACTGTCGCCGACCGAGCGCGATCGGCTCGACACGCACGTGCCGGCACACGGCGGCGTCTACGCGCCGGGCGACGGCGACAGCGACCTGCTGGTCGGGTCGCCGGCCGCGCTCCGTGCGCTGGCGAGCGATATCGACGGTGGCGCCCTCGGCAACGCACTCGCGACGATCGCGGAGCGGCTCGACTGA
- a CDS encoding DUF7537 family lipoprotein, producing MDRLLSPKTKQVLLVLLAVGLVALAGCNTGGDGTPSVTSTDGEPLNETTPGETTTPNETTPQSDVDFDELAAGHETQVESADSLTEGAQILEQYTVNGSPSVSTTEVVTYYDLAEQVGLETAAVSQSSSQGSLQQNSVKYTAGDETFQRTNSTQVQDAQYYYDQEPYNMSAQPTPVNFTSVGWTTLYDNMNASLLEDGTTEFQNETVQKYTASGRDRLPALSSGIGSSFSELETFNATMLVTDDGLITRTTIRASGTTVQGAELTLAYQYTVTDVDATTVEEPDWTDNVNTTG from the coding sequence ATGGACCGACTACTGTCCCCGAAGACCAAACAGGTGCTGCTCGTCCTGTTGGCGGTGGGGCTCGTCGCGCTTGCCGGCTGTAACACCGGCGGCGACGGAACCCCCAGCGTCACGTCCACTGACGGCGAGCCGCTGAACGAGACGACACCAGGAGAGACCACGACACCGAACGAGACGACACCGCAAAGTGACGTCGACTTCGACGAATTAGCTGCCGGCCACGAGACGCAGGTCGAATCCGCGGACTCGCTGACCGAGGGCGCGCAGATACTCGAGCAGTATACGGTCAACGGGAGTCCGAGCGTTTCGACCACCGAGGTCGTCACGTATTACGACCTTGCCGAACAGGTCGGGCTGGAGACTGCCGCAGTAAGTCAGTCATCGTCACAGGGTTCGCTGCAGCAGAACTCCGTGAAATACACGGCTGGGGACGAAACGTTCCAGCGGACGAACTCGACACAGGTCCAGGACGCGCAGTATTACTACGACCAGGAGCCGTACAACATGTCCGCACAACCGACGCCGGTCAACTTCACGTCGGTCGGGTGGACGACCCTGTACGACAACATGAACGCGTCGTTGCTAGAGGACGGAACGACCGAGTTCCAAAACGAGACCGTCCAGAAGTACACCGCGAGCGGTCGGGACCGACTACCTGCACTCTCCTCGGGCATCGGCTCGTCGTTCTCTGAACTTGAGACGTTCAACGCGACGATGCTCGTCACCGACGACGGGTTGATCACGCGGACGACGATCCGCGCCTCGGGGACGACCGTCCAGGGCGCCGAGCTCACTCTCGCCTACCAGTATACGGTGACGGATGTCGACGCGACGACCGTCGAGGAGCCGGACTGGACTGACAACGTCAACACGACGGGCTAG
- a CDS encoding creatininase family protein, whose translation MYLAAEAWPDLESYFESESLAIVPLGSTEQHGPHLPEGTDHLIAEGFARETASRTGYLCTPTINVGVSPHHRQFPGTMWVDPPVFRDYVESFSRNLAYHGIDRIVYVNAHGGNVQHLREVGRRLHEDEVAFAVEWMWDESIPELVDDVFEQNGPHGGPKETALIQYLESDLVHEDRLEDARDGGVPDIEAAETTKFGARTFYDAVDNSDNGVFGDQTDATAEKGERLFEAATDQLVQLCDWLDGQDIEELLPEPRV comes from the coding sequence ATGTACCTCGCTGCGGAAGCGTGGCCGGATCTGGAATCGTATTTCGAGTCTGAATCGCTCGCGATCGTCCCGCTCGGCTCGACTGAACAGCACGGCCCACATCTCCCCGAAGGGACCGACCACCTGATCGCCGAGGGGTTCGCTCGCGAGACCGCGTCCCGGACCGGATATCTCTGTACCCCGACGATCAACGTCGGCGTCAGTCCCCACCATCGGCAGTTCCCCGGGACGATGTGGGTCGATCCCCCGGTGTTCCGGGACTACGTCGAAAGCTTCTCTCGAAATCTCGCGTATCACGGGATCGACCGAATCGTGTACGTGAACGCTCATGGCGGCAATGTCCAACACCTCCGGGAAGTGGGTCGGCGTTTGCACGAAGACGAGGTGGCGTTTGCTGTGGAGTGGATGTGGGACGAGAGTATCCCTGAGCTGGTCGACGACGTGTTCGAGCAGAACGGCCCGCACGGCGGTCCCAAGGAGACCGCACTGATCCAGTATCTCGAATCCGACCTCGTTCACGAGGATCGCCTCGAAGACGCCAGAGACGGTGGCGTGCCGGACATCGAGGCCGCCGAGACGACGAAGTTCGGCGCTCGGACCTTTTACGACGCGGTCGACAACTCGGACAACGGCGTGTTCGGCGACCAGACCGACGCGACAGCCGAAAAAGGCGAACGGCTGTTCGAGGCAGCTACCGATCAGCTCGTCCAGCTCTGTGACTGGCTCGACGGCCAGGACATCGAGGAGTTACTCCCCGAACCGCGCGTCTGA
- a CDS encoding ribbon-helix-helix protein, CopG family, whose protein sequence is MDETFLDMDTVTIEFDEETLQALDDVAFTEHRGNRDAAIRECLDRWLKSRKEE, encoded by the coding sequence ATGGACGAGACGTTTCTCGACATGGACACGGTCACCATCGAGTTCGACGAGGAGACGCTGCAGGCGCTCGACGACGTGGCGTTCACCGAGCACCGCGGCAATCGCGACGCTGCGATCCGGGAGTGTCTGGATCGGTGGCTCAAGTCCCGCAAAGAAGAGTGA